ATCAAAACCCCAATCTATCAAAAACCCATTCCCTCAAAAACCCCAAtccatcaaaaaaaacccaatccatcaaaaaaaccccaatccatCAAAACCCCATTCCTTCCAAAAGACTCAATCCCTCCTAAAAACCCCAATCCATCAAAATCCTATTCCTTCAAAACCCCAATCTATCAAAATCCCATTCACTCAAAACCCTATTTCCTCAAAATCCCAATccagccaaaaaaccccaatccatCAAAACCCCATTTTGATGGGGTTTTGATTTTCCATTTCCTCAAAAGATCCCAAATCCATCAAAACCCCATTCCTTCCAAAAGACTCAatccctcaaaaaaccccaatctcTAAAAACCCCATTTcctcaaaaaatcccaacccagCCATAAAACCCTAATCCATCAAAATCCCATTCCCTCCAAAAACCCCAatccctcaaaaaaaccccaatctcTAAAAACCCCATTTCCTCAAAAATCCCAATCtagccaaaaaaccccaatccaaaaaaccccatttcctCAAAAGAACCCAAATCCATCAAAACCCCAATCcatccaaaaaaccccagtctCTCAAAACCCCAATCCCTCAAAACAGCCCTAAATGCCCCTGCAGACCCCCCACAACTCTGAAACGCCCCTAAAACCCCTAAACTCCTTCCAGATACTCCTGAATGCCCCAAAACAGCCCTGAATAACCCCAGAACAGCCCTGAACAGCCCTAAACCCCCCGAAACTTCCCTAAAAATCCCTAAATGCCTCCTAAACAGCCCTAAATGCCCCCTAAACTTCCCTAAAACCCCTAAACAGCCCTAAATGCCCCCTAAACGCCCCTAAAAGCCCCCAAAACAGTCCTAAATGCCCCCTAAACGCCCCTAAAAGCCCCCAAAACAGTCCTAAATGCCCCCTAAATGTCCCTAAAAGCCCCCTAAACAGCCCTAAGTACCCCTAAACAGCCCTAAATGCCCCCTAAACTTCCCTAAAACCCCTAAACTTCCCTAAATTCCCCCAAAAAGCAGCCCTAAATGCCCCTATAGACTCTCCACAACCCCAAAATGACCCTAAAATCCGCTAAATCCCCCCTAAACTTCTCTAAATGcccccaaaacatcccaaaataCCCCCAAAACACCCCTAAGTCCCCCCCAAGCAGCCCTAAATCCCCCTAAACGGCCCTAAATGCCCCTGCAGACCCCCCACAACTCTGAAATGGCCCTAAAAACCCCTCAACTCCTTCCAAAAAACCCTGAATGCCCCAAAACAGTCCTAAGTGCCCCAAAACAGCCCTGAATGTCCCCAAAACAGTCCTGAATGTCCCCTAAAAACCCTTAAATCCTCCCCAAACACCCCTGAATATCCCTCCACAACCCCAAACTGACCCTAAAAACCCCTAAATCCCCCCAAAACATCTCTAAATGCCCCCAAACAGCCCTAAATGCCCCTGCAGACCCCTCTGCGACCCCAAAATGAGCCTAAAATCCCCTGAAGCCCTTCCAAACACCCCTAAAACCTCCCTAAACACCCCTGACTGCCCCCAAAACAGCCCTAAATGCCCCAAAATAGCCCTAAATGCCCCAAAATAGCCCTAAATGCCCCCTAAACGCTCTAAGTGCCCCCCAAAAGCCCTAAAtgccccccaaaacctccctaAATATCCCTGCAGACCCCTCCACAACCCTGATATGACCCTAAAAACCCCTAAATCCCGCAAAGCACCCTTAAATGCCCCCTAAGCAGCCTAAGCCCTCCCCAAACAGCCCTAAATgcccccaaaacaccccaaatgtCCCTAAACATCCCTAAATCCCCCTTTAACACCCCTAAATGCCTCCTAAAATCCCTAAATGCCCCCTAACATCCCTAAAGGACTCAACACCCCTCTAAATCCCCCCATACACCCCCACAAACCACTCGTAGCCCCTAAACGCCCCCCCAGATCCACCCACCCAGCCCCAAATCACCCCCTCGACCACGTCAGGACCCCCAAAAACCCTTTTGGAGCTGCCCTAAAACCCCAAATACCCCCCCGGATCCCTTCAATCCTCTCCCGCAGCCCTCCACACACCCCCCTAAACCTCCTGGAAACCCCCCCCactaaaaccccacaaacccccaTCCCTCCGAGCACCCCTTTACCCCACACCcagaccccccaaaacccctcagagcccccaaaaccccctcagccccccccaaacccctcacaACGAAGGACCCTCAGCGTCCCAccgctcccgccgctcctccctctctcccccccGCCCCAAATCCGCATCTCCCGCCATTCCCGGGACGCTCCGACCCCCCCAGGCCTCCCCCGGTCCCTCAGGCCTCCCCCGGTACCTCAGGCCCGGCCGCTCCCGGTACCGTCGACCCCGCCCGACAACAAAGCCCCCACGCGGGCTGCCCCGCGCCCTGCCTGACGCCCGGCGCGGCCTTACCCTTTCTATCACAACGCCACGGCCGCGCCGGGCGTCAGGCACGGCGCGGGGCAGCCCGAGGAAGGAGTAATGGCGGAAGGGTCTTTACGCTCTGGGCATGCGCAGTGAGCAAAGTGAAGCCGGCCAAAGGGAGGGGCGAGTGATGGCGGCGCCAGGCCcggggaggaggatgaggaggaaaaggagaaggaggaggaggaggaagcagcgCGACGGGACGGGAGCGGCGGGACAAGGCGGCCCTCGGTGAGTGCTCCCGGGCTGGCGCGGCCGCGGAGTGGTCGCGGGAGGTGTTGCCATGGCAACGGGGTGCTTGTTCccggggttttggggtttgggcagggaagggacGGGGAGAGGGGACCCGAAAGGGGCGGAGGGGGGGGAGTGTGAATGTCCCCGAGGATCCCCAAGGACAGGCTCGAGGAGGGGCCGATGGAAGTGGGGGAATTTCCTCCCTTGGAATTTCCCCGCTGGACCCGGTCCGGTCCCTCCGGGAAGGGTTTGGGGCCATCCCCCGAGATCCGCTGCCATCCCGGTGTCCCATCCTggtgtcccatccctgctgtcctATTCCCAACGTCCCATCCCGGTGTCCCGTCCCAGTGTCCCAATCCAGTGtcccatcccagtgtcccatcccagtgtcccatccctgctgtcctATTCCCAATGTCCCATCCCGGTGTCCCGTCCCAGTGtcccatcccagtgtcccatcccagtgtcccattcccagtgtcccattccctgtcctgtcccGGTGTCCCATCCTGGTGTCCcatccccaatgtcccctcctgctgtcccaTTCCCAATgtcccattcccagtgtcccatcCCAATGTCCCATCCCCaatgtcccatccctgctgtcctATTCCCAATgtcccattcccagtgtcccatcccagtgtcccatcccctgtcctgtcccggtgtcccatcccagtgtcccctccctgtcccctgctgaCGTTCCCTGGGAGTTCCCGGCGGCCGTGCCCAGGtgacagtggcagtggcagtgacagtgacagtgacacgCGGCCCCTCCCTGGTTACTCACCTGCTCCCGTGTCCCAGAGttccctccctgtgcctcagctgcTTCCTGGAGGGACTGTCCCCATTCCTGGggtcccctcctgtccctgagGGTCCTGTGCCGGTACCTGAGGGTTCTTCCCCCATTTCCCAggggtttttccccattttccaagattttccccatttcccaggtCCTTTCCCCATTTCCCGGGGTTCTTCCCCCATTTCTTGGTGTTCTTCCCACATTTCCCatattttcccccatttcccagggttctttccccatttcccgggattttccccatttccGGGGGTTCTTTCCCCACTTCCTGgagtttttccccatttccaaggatttctttccccatttccaggcttctttccccatttcccaggtttctttccccatttccaggcttctttccccatttccaggcttctttccccatttcccaggtttctttccccatttccaggcttctttccccatttcctgaggtttttcccccattcccagggctCTTTCCAAATTTCCCAGgttctttttctatttcccaggttcttctcccatttcccaggttctttccccatttcccatattttttctccatttccagggtttttcccccatttcccagggattttccccatttccaggcttctttccccatttcctggggttttccccccatttcccagagttctttccccatttcccaggggttttccacatttcctgaggtttttttccccccatttccctgggctctttccccatttctgaggtttttcctcccatttcccagggatttttcccatttcccagggatttttcccatttcccatgtttttcccccatttcccaggTTCTTCCCCCATTTCCCATATTTTTGTCCCCATTTCCAGGGTTCTTTCCCCACTTGCTGGggttttccccccatttcccagGGTTCTTTTCCCACTTCCTGGGcttctttccccatttcccagagttcttttcccatttcccaaggttctttccccatttccaggggtttttccccatttcccaggttttttttccctgtttcccgGGGTTTTTCCCCATCTCCTGGGTTTTCTTCCTATTTCCTGGGACTTCTTCCCATTTCCCGGGgttctttccccatttcccaggctcttttcctcatttccaagattctttccccatttctcagagttcttctccctctccctggggttctttccccatttcccgGGGCTTTTTCCCAATTCCCAGGGTTCTTTGCCCGTTTCCCAGGGTGCCTGTCCCTGactctccctgtccctgtccccattcagGGATGCCCCGGTGGCGGGCAGTGCCCGTGGTGgctgtccctgagtgtccctgtcccagggatgTCCTGGTGGCACAGTACCTGCAGTGgctgtccctgagtgtccctgtccccgagCAGGGATGCCCCGGCGGCGGGCGGTGCCCgtgctggctgtccctgagtgtccctgtccctgtgcagggatacactggcagcaggcagtgcccgtgctggctgtccctgagtgtccctgtccccattcagGGATGCCCCGGCGGCGGGCGGTGCCCgtgctggctgtccctgagtgtccctgtccccattcagAGATGCcccggcggcgggcgctgccctCGCTGGCCGcgctgtgcctgcagagcctggcccaGCACATGCAGAGCCTCTGGGCCAAGGACTACAGTGACAATTACCTGGACGAGTACGAGTTCCGCTTCCTCGTGGGGCCCTTCAACGACCTGGGTGAGCTCTGGGGGACGCCTCGGGGGGCTGACGGGGAGGTGCCAGCCCTAGCTGaccccccggtgtccccccaGCCTGCGAgctggtgcaggagctgctgcagctgctgggcacgAGCCGGCGGCTGTCGCGGGCGGCgctgcacctgctgctgctgccgcacCTGCGCCGGCTCAGCCTGCGCGCCTGCCCCGCCGTGGCCAGCAACGCCCTGGGGCACCTCATCGTGCTGCGCTGCCAGGTGGgcacgggggacacggggacagggggatgggggatgggggatggagctgggagtggtgtctgtggggtttggggtgcccaCCTTCCGTGGGGCAGGGGGGATAGAGCTTGGGGTGAGTGCCCACCCTGCATGGGGCAGGGGGTGCCAACActctgggggagcagggctgggggtgccatGGTCTGTGGGGCAGGGGTGTGACTCCCTCTAGGAGATAGGAGAGTGGGATAGGGGTGCCCACCTTCCATGGGGTAAGGGGGATAGAGCTTGGGGTGAGTGCCCACCCTCCGTGGGGCAGGGGGTGACAACGCTCTGggggaacagggctgggaatgccatggtctgtggggcagggggagtGAGGCTGGGTGTCACCACACTCTTAAGGGGATGAGTGGGACAGGGGTGTCCTTATCTGTGGGACAGACACAGACCTGTCCCCTGCTCTGCgggagtggggctgggagtAACGTCTGTGGGGTTGGGGGTGCCCACCTTCCATGGGGTAAGGGGGATAGAGCTTGGGGTGAGTGCCCACCCTGCATGGGGTGCCAACActctgggggagcagggctgggggtgccatGGTCTGTGGGGCAGGGGTGTGACTCCCTCTAGGAGATAGGAGAGTGAAATAGGGGTGCCCACCTtccatggggctgggggtgctcactTTCCATGAGGTAAGGGGGACAGAGCTTGGGGTGAGTGCCCACCCTCCGTGGGGCAGGGGGTGACAACGCTCTGGGAGTGCCATGGTctctggggcagggggagggaggcTGGGTGTGACCCCCTCTAAGGGAATGGGAGAGTGGGACAGGggggctgtgggctgggggatggagctgggagtgGTGTCTGTGGGGTTGGGGGTGCCCACCTTCTGTGGGGCAGGGGGGATAGAGCTTGGGGTGAGTGCCCACCCAGCATGGGGTGCCAACActctgggggagcagagcagggagtgccATGGTCTGTGGGGCAGGGGTGTGACTCCCTCTAGGAGATAGGAGAGTGAAATAGGGGTGCCCACCTtccatggggctgggggtgctcactTTCCATGGGGTAAGGGGGACAGAGCTTGGGGTGAGTGCCCACCCTCCGTGGGGCAGGGGGTGACAACGctctgggggagcagggctgtgggacacAGGGGGAGTTAGGTTGGGTGTGACACCCTCTAGGATATAGAAGAGTGGGACAGGGGTGCCCATCCTCTgtagggctgggggtgcccacCTTCCATGGGGTAAGGGGGATAGAGCTTGGGGTGAGTGCCCACCATCCATGGGGCACGGGGTGCCAACActctgggggagcagggctgggagtgccaTGGTCTGTGGGGCACGGGGAGTGAGGCTGGGTGTCACCACACTCTTAAGGGGATGAGTGGGACAGGGGTGTCCTTATCTGTGGGACAGACACAGACCTGTCCCCTGCTCTGCgggagtggggctgggagtGGTGTCTGTGGGGTTGGGGGTGCCCACCTTCCATGGGGCAGGGGGTGACAACGCGCTGGGAGTGCCATGGtctgtggggcagggggagtCAGGCTGGGCGTGACCCCCTCTAAGGGGATGGGAGAGTGGGACAGGGGTCTGTGGgctgtgggctggggctgggagtggTGTCTGTAGGGCAGGGGGTGCCCACCCTGCATGGGGCAGGGGGTGACAACGctctgggggagcagggctgtggggcagggggagtTAGGTTGGGTGTGACACCCTCTAGGATATAGAAGAGTGGGACAGTGGTGCCCATCCTCTGGGGGAAGGTGGGGGTGCCCAGCTTCCATGGGGTAAGGGGGACAGAGCTTGAGGTGGGTGCCCACCCTCCATGGGGCAGGGGATGCCCACCATCACCGGGGCAGCCAGGGGTGCCATCATCCATGTGCCGAGGGTTGGGACGGGGGGAGCAGACAGGGCCTGCCCACCTTCTTTGAGCCCTGAATCACAGGGGGTGAGAGTGGCATCCGTGCCCCCTGCCCGCCCCACTGAGGCTCCCCCCGTGTGGCTGCAGGGCCTGAGCGAGCTGGACCTGCACGGCTGCGGGCGGCTCTCCCCGGCCGTGCTGGTGGACCTGGCCgaggggctgccctgcctgAGCCGCCTGGGGCTGGCGCACACCCAGGCCAACCTGCAGGTGCTGTCGGCCGTGGGCTCCTGCTGCCGCCAGCTGCGCCACCTCGACGTGTCCGCCTGCAGGAAGGTGACGCCGCGCGCCCTGCGCCACCTGGCCTACGACCCCGCGGAGCGGCGCCCGGGCTGCCCCGCGCTGCGCGTCCTGCTGGCCCGCGACACGGAGCACGCCGGGCACGGCGACGCGGTGCCCGCCTtggccttcctgctgctggcgcTGCCGCGCCTGGAGGAGCTGGCGCACGCCGCCCTGCCCGACGTGCTCCGGCTGCTGCGCTCGGGGCGGCTGGGTGGCGCCGAGGACTCCGAGGGTTTCCCCTCGCTGGAGGAGCtggcgcggggccggggcgctgcCCCGGAGGGTGCCCCGGTGACGCTGCCCCTGCggcagctggaggaggtggaggaggacGCCCTGGGCACCGTGCACGCCGTGTGTCCCCAAGCCGAGGAGGTCCACGTGTTGCTGGGGGACGGTCGCGGCCCCTCAGGGCTCCGGGAGCTGCCGGGCTGGAAGTGCCTGTCCCGGGTGACTCTGGTCTGCTCCGGCTGGCACAGCCGGGCGCTGGCAGAGGTGCTGCCCCTGGCGCGGGGCCTGGGCGCCCGCCTGAGCGCCCTGAGCCTGCACGGCTTCGGCTGCCGCGACCCTCTCTCGCTGCCCGCCCTCCTCGCCGGCTGCCCAAACCTGCAGAGCTTCAGGGCCGACCTGGAAGCGCCGCCGGACCCCCACGCCCGCCGCGAGCCCCCCGAGGAGGATGCCTCTGCCCCGCCACCACGCTGGGCCACCGACCTGCTGCCCcgggggctgccccagctccagagcttcTCGCTGACCCTGGCCGGGCCCGTGCCGGCCGCGCACGGGCCGCTGCTGAGCTCCACGCTGGCCTCGGTGCTGTGCCAGGCGCCGCGGCTGCGGACGCTGCGCCTGCTGGCCGTGCCCTTCCCGCTGGACCCGGTGCTGGAGCTGGCGCTGGCGGGGCCAGGGCTGCGGGAGCTGCGGGAGCTGTCGCTGGCAGAGAGCCGCGTGTCGCCCGGCGCcgtgtggcagctgctgggctccGAGGGGCCCCTGCGGCGCCTGGACCTGTCGCGCTGCCCCGACATCCACCGGCGCGACTACGACGCCTTCCTGCGGGCCGTGAGGAAGCAGCGGCTGGACCTGGACATCAGCTGGTTGTAGCGCTggggtttttaataaaatcGTCACTGTCGCGGCCGGCCGGCGCCACGTTGTCCCCTGGGCAGCGCAGGGTGGGCACGGGGGGAGCAGAGCGGCGTCCGCGTCCCCGTTCCCGCGCTGAGAGGTGACAGGTGACATCCCGCTGGCTCAGTCGTCCTCCGCGAGCCCCGTCAGCCGCTCCGACGCCTCCCAGAGCTTCCGTGCCAGCGCGGCGTCGCGGGCGGCCGCCGAGGGCAGCGCCAGCCGGCAGCTGCTGTCGAAGTATTTCCCGGTGATGCCCGCGGCTTCCTCCGAGATGGCGCAGAAGATGGTGCTGGCGGCGCCCTGCTCTGCTGACTGCGGGGAAGCAGGGGTGAGGAGGGGCCCGGCGCTGCCCTCCCAccccgctgcccccgggctGGGCAGCACCCGGCCCCGCTCACCTTCATGAAGGGACGGAGGAGGCCGAAGAGCGCCCGCGCGGGCCAGCTGAAGTGGCGCATGATGCCGGTGCTCACCACGCCGGGGCTCAACGCGTTGGCCGTCACCCCTGCCAGGCCGCACCGTCAGCAGGGTGGGCGCCCCggggaccccaaatccctcgcagagcagcccccagcctgaTTTCAGCCCGGGCTGTGCCGCCCTTGGAGGACCCCAGCGAGTCTCAAACCCCGGCAGCCCCTGAGGTTTGGCACGGGAGCACGGGGTGTTGGCACagggggtgtccccagggtgccACGCGGCACGGCTGAGCCCGGCGTGACCCGGCACccacctgtgccctgcaggcGCCGTGCCAGCTCGGCGGTGAAGAGCACGTTCATCAGCTTGGTGCTGTTGTAGGCGGCGTCGTAGCCGCCCGGGCGCCGCTGCCCCGTCAGGTACCCGCTGTCGGCCGTGCCCGCGCTGTGCCGGAACGACGACACGTTGACCACCCGGGCGGGCGCCGAGGCCTTCAGGAGGTCTGTGCCGAGCAGGGCGTGAGCCAGGAGGAGACCCCGGAGCCCCCCCCGAGTCCCCCAAGGCCCGCACTCACCCAGGAGCAGGTTGGTGAGCAGGAACGGGCCCAGGTAATTGGTGGCGAAGGTTTGCTCCAACCCCTCGGACGTGATGGCGAAGGGCAGCCCTGAAAGGAGTGGGagtggaaacccagggcactgggaatatttgtctgccctgacccccaggggagcactgactttgatCCTTATTCGTGGACAACATTTCCTAGACTTAAAGAcagactggaatccacaaaagCGTGAAATTCTagagagcagtgcaggtgtATCGCTTGGTGAGGAATtcaggttttgggatttttagtatgttgtggatgggagcaagatggagggcGCAGAatgtcatcctgggtttcttcttcatgcttcttcatgggtttgggtggcagaAAAATCCACACTgggggctctttgggatcagttattgggttaaaagggaaaataatttaagtgtcAGTTCTTAAATGGACAGTTTAGTCTGAAAAGCCCTTGTAACaggagattgttggccattttgtgccttctacTGAAAAGCTGCCGAGCTCACAGCAGCGaggctgtttcactgataagaaacAATAAACACTTGAATCCGAGCACGAGttactgtctcaagtgccttcaacCCACATCAGATAAACCAACAACCGGTACCCCCACGGGCGGGCGGCGCCGTGGGGCATCGGGACGGGGCTCTGGAGGGCCCGGCACCTACCGGTGACGCCGGCGTTGTTGACCAGCACGTCCAGGCGCGTCTCCTCCCGCAGCACGGCGTCGGCGAAGGCGCGCACCGAGGCCAGCGAGCCGGTGTccagcagccgcagcagcaCCTCCCGGTTCCCGGTGGCCGCCCGGATCTCCTCCACGGCCGCCTggccccgctcccggctccGGCACGCCAGGATGGTGCGGGCGTTGCGGCGCGCCAGCTCCGTGGCCACGCACTTGCCGATGCCTGCGGGACGCCGAGAGGGCGTCGTCCCAGCCAGGTCCCTCTGGTCCTTTT
Above is a window of Motacilla alba alba isolate MOTALB_02 chromosome 4, Motacilla_alba_V1.0_pri, whole genome shotgun sequence DNA encoding:
- the LOC119700356 gene encoding uncharacterized protein LOC119700356, which encodes MPRRRALPSLAALCLQSLAQHMQSLWAKDYSDNYLDEYEFRFLVGPFNDLACELVQELLQLLGTSRRLSRAALHLLLLPHLRRLSLRACPAVASNALGHLIVLRCQGLSELDLHGCGRLSPAVLVDLAEGLPCLSRLGLAHTQANLQVLSAVGSCCRQLRHLDVSACRKVTPRALRHLAYDPAERRPGCPALRVLLARDTEHAGHGDAVPALAFLLLALPRLEELAHAALPDVLRLLRSGRLGGAEDSEGFPSLEELARGRGAAPEGAPVTLPLRQLEEVEEDALGTVHAVCPQAEEVHVLLGDGRGPSGLRELPGWKCLSRVTLVCSGWHSRALAEVLPLARGLGARLSALSLHGFGCRDPLSLPALLAGCPNLQSFRADLEAPPDPHARREPPEEDASAPPPRWATDLLPRGLPQLQSFSLTLAGPVPAAHGPLLSSTLASVLCQAPRLRTLRLLAVPFPLDPVLELALAGPGLRELRELSLAESRVSPGAVWQLLGSEGPLRRLDLSRCPDIHRRDYDAFLRAVRKQRLDLDISWL
- the LOC119700404 gene encoding retinol dehydrogenase 12-like; the protein is MSCAPERFHRSGLHSALIEVPLWRPYKTGNPKNIRPVCNPIFLRRCDSSRVTQHHGAAFGIQRGQSGRECCCRKKQNQPVRFYSTHTFIREVNELSFPGRVALGTVGWHRGLAARPPACRSHSAVPPQLPAAHGAEGLVPCRAVPSRAVPCRAVPSRAVPCRAVPCRAEPCCLPGKGPAVTSVPNPTSCPAMELLGALSPPWWLLSLLLLALLLRAMRRSPWEPRECPTDLTGRTVIVTGANSGIGKCVATELARRNARTILACRSRERGQAAVEEIRAATGNREVLLRLLDTGSLASVRAFADAVLREETRLDVLVNNAGVTGLPFAITSEGLEQTFATNYLGPFLLTNLLLDLLKASAPARVVNVSSFRHSAGTADSGYLTGQRRPGGYDAAYNSTKLMNVLFTAELARRLQGTGVTANALSPGVVSTGIMRHFSWPARALFGLLRPFMKSAEQGAASTIFCAISEEAAGITGKYFDSSCRLALPSAAARDAALARKLWEASERLTGLAEDD